The Archocentrus centrarchus isolate MPI-CPG fArcCen1 chromosome 5, fArcCen1, whole genome shotgun sequence genome contains the following window.
TTCAACATTACACTATACATAAACAACAGATGCAGCTTCTGGGCCTCAAAAGTGAAGCCAGTACAGAAGTGCCtcaaatctgcatttttttttaatggccagtAGAGGGCAACTCCTGTATTTGCATCAAAGAAGCCTGATTGTGTAGACACGTCTAGTAAAATGGCGTTTATGCCCTGTAGCTCTTGTATGGTATAAATGCACTCGAGGATGGTATGAATCTGAGATGCTTTGGGGCCGGCCTACCGTATGATTGACAAGTCATTATGTATGAGCGTGCAGTGTCCtttggtttctcagtcagagcCACACTGTCAAAATGCTCTGCAGGACATCACAGAGGCTGTGTCCACATTTCATATACAATCTGTGGTTTCAAGCTAGTGAGTCACAATACTGTCCAGAAGTCTGGAGCctaatttctttacattttgcttggaaaatgggaaatatgttcagtgatttattgaaacgtgcaaacataaataaaaatacagtatataaggtaaCGACAGAGTTTATACAAGTCCGACAGTctggatgatcccacactgcttcagtaatgatGAGTAAGGGGCTCTGGGGCAGCTGAACTATGGCTGCTAgtgtccactgtgtgttttttctatcctgcttttactgcactggcagtttttgggatcattgtcgtgctgaaaagtgaagctgttgccaTTCAGACACTTTGCAGATAATATTACATGTTGGATTAAAATCTGgttgtacttttctgcattcataattccatcagatTTGACAAGATCCCCGACACCActcactgaaatgcagcccaaaccatgacagagcctccactgttgtacctctctcctgacctcctccatacaaaTTATTGATTattcatccatcctcttctgcttatcctgttcagggtcgtgggaggctggagcctatcccagctgtcatagggcgagaggcagggtacaccctgtacaggcaaccattcacactcacattcacacctatgggcagtttagaatcaccaattaacctaaccccagtaactgcatgtctttggactgtggggggaaaccagagtacccggagaaaacccacgcacacacggggagaacatgcaaactccacacagagaggcccggtccaaggtggaatcaaacccaggcacTTTAGATGTCCTTCTAGctctgaggcagcagtgctaaccaccgcgtcACCGTGCTGCTGTTGATTATTTGAACCAGAAATTACAAATTTGTATTCATCTCTTCATAAGATCTAttgacactgattttcagtccagttcttgtgtaatttggcctcagcctttcctccctgttttccttcctgaAGAATAGCTTATTGGCAGCCACCCTTCcgctgagaccatttctgatgagacttcagcaaacagtaaatggatcagctgaaggaccagatgcatctctcagtcCTATATCAGGTCTTTGCTGCGTTTTTTCTGAGGTTTCAGATACTGCTCAAATACCGTTGAACCTGcagccttttcttttctcctccttttgtcCAGTTTCCAGTTCAGTTTAAGGACACAATGCACAACATACTGTGatttgccaagttttcagcttatAGCTCtgtgggaatcaccttgttggtgcaaaaattatatatatatatatatatatatatatatatatatatatatagagagagagagagagagagagagcctgtCAAActctctttggcatttttcatagataatcaactaaagaaatgggaacaaattatgtttttgtaacTGCCTGAGTGCCTAAttagttctttgctaagttataTGCAGACAATACAGGTTCATTCCTTCAGTTAGGTGCTTGATTCAAGTGGTTtaatagacaaaaaaaatatttctctgaaaatggtcaggtacaaggaccggACTGAAAAAGATtgaaaaagcagccgatgttcaaagtaaaactttgaaagaccttcagaaagcccagAGAACTAGTGCTCAAGACTATAATAAAGTCTGACTCTTTGGAAATGAAATATAAAgcaatgaggggtggctcaagacttttgcacagtgccaTACTCATTTAGGTTTCACCAAGTGTCTCAGCTAGTTAATACTTTCTTAATGGCTTAACTGGTTACTAGAAGATGTGTGTAGCACTGTCCAGTCAAATTCAATCAGACATACAGGCAGAAGCAGTAAAACTAACGTCCAACAGTACAGTTTTAGTGTGCGCCTCCTGGTGAAAACATTAACACATTCACCTTATGCACAAAAGATCCCCCGTCCAAGAACCGGAGGAGACACAAGCTCAGCCTCAGGACAGGAGGTCACAGGGTTTGTAACATGAGTTACGTACTGACCATAGTGGAGTTTCTCTGAACCATTAGTGCGATCCTGACTTTATCGTGGCACCACAGCTATTTCTGACACACATCCGCTCTAGATGGAAATGCAGAAACTGCCGTATTGTGTCTCACTAGTATAAGTTAAAGGGCAGtaagtttttattgtttattatttgtttttcaatcCCAGGGGGTCTTGGATTGTCCAACACCATTTATGCACGACTGAATGAGATCATAGCCTTAGATGGCTCTATTGCTGTCACACTGGCTGCTCATCAAGCCATTGGACtgaaggtaaaaataaaatactctgACAGAGTTGTGTCTGTGATGTGGACAAACTGGAGGGGTTTGCTAACAGCTTTGTGGGCTCTCAGGGGATCCTGATAGCAGGCAGTGAAGCCCAGAAGCAGAAGTATCTGCCAAAGCTAGCCTCAGGGGAACACATTGCAGCTTTCTGCCTGACAGAGCCTGGAAGGTAAAGACACTGAAACATCATTTACGTGCCATTTATAGTGTTCTCTTTTTCTGCTCCTACATCAGAGCGATGCACAGATGGGCTTACTTTGAAATACACAACTCAGTGTTCTGAACTgctattaatgcaaatatcaaagcatccaatcacatggcagcaactcagtgtcAAAGTCATTTAGGCCAGTAAACATGGGGAGGAaagttgatttaagtgactttgaatgtagccTGGTTGTTGCTGCTCTGAGGCTTTCAGAAAACCAATAAGCAGCACAAAAATGACAGTTGCTGACATCCAGACACATCATGTGTTCAGAACTGTGTTTAAAGTACAGCTGAGATTTATATAAGTGGTTAAGGAGTCTATAGTTTTCAGTCTCACAGTTTCTGCTTTTACTGATAAATGCTGAGCTGAACTAAACAGTGAGTTTGGACGCTTTTCAAATCACTTCAAGCCAAAGTTGTCATTGAAAACAAAATTTGATGTTTCACCCAAACTTAACACTTTCTAGTCCATCACACATGAGAACTTTCTATAACTAGGATAAAACCATGATAGCATCTCACTGTGTGTTGCAGCATATAGCTGCCTTTGCTTCACTTACACTAAGTCTGGCCTTTACAGTGGAAGTGATGCAGCCTCCATTCAGACCCGAGCAACCCTGTCTGAAGATGGAAAGCATTATCTTATCACCGGCTCCAAGGTGAGAGGAATCGTTTTTTGCTAAAGTTTTATCCAGGCTTCGCCTCTGCTTCCAACTAACTTCAGGTCCTGTGTCTCTTGATTTGTGTTGTCAGTTCTGGATTTCTAATGGAGGGATGGCGGACATCATGACAGTGTTTGCCAGAACTGAGGTGGAAGTAGATGGTGTGAAGAAAGACAAGATTTCTGCATTCATTGTGGAGAGGGCTTTTGGGGGGATCACCAGCGGCAAGCCTGAGGACAAACTGGGCATCAGGGGATCCAACAGTAAGCCTTTCATGAACACTTAAAGTGAGTTTGGTCGAGTTTGAGCCGTTTTCATGCCATTTatgtttcaacttttttttttttttttttagcctgtgaGTTGTCCTTTGACAATGTCCCAGTACCAGTTGAGAACGTGATAGGAGAAGTTGGAGGTGGATTCAAGGTAAGCTGTAACACCAGCTTCATTTGTTGTGCATGCATATGTAAAGTTTTGCAAGCATGTGCTTTATGTTGGACAGATCGCCATGAACATCCTGAACTCAGGGAGGTTCAGTATGGGCAGCTCCTGTGCCGGAATGATTAAAAAGCTGATAGGTAAGCACTCAGCATTTAACTGGTTAGCAGCTTACATTTGTGAGTGTTGTAATATTTCTTAGGTTTGACTTCTCTGTGTGACTTTCTGTAGAGCTGACATCCGAGTACGCTGTGACCAGGAAGCAGTTTAACAAAAGCCTGAGTGAGTTTGGTATGATCCAGGTATGCTCAACTTTCCCCTCACCGAAATCTTGTGACACCTTCCAGTGTGTTCAGAAGTGACTAAATAGTGTGATTTCTATGTTTACTGTAGGACAAGTTTGCAACAATGGCCCTTAATGCCTTCGTGATGGAGAGCATGGCGTACCTGACGGCAGGGATGATGGACAGACCGGGCCTTCCAGACTGTTCTGTGGAGGCAGCCATGGTCAAGGTTGGACTGCTCTTGTCGTCTGACTTTATTTACATGAAACCTTTATGAAACAACTCATGGTGTGCGCGTTCCTCATCTTCTGTACAGGTGTTCAGCTCAGAGGGAGGCTGGATCTGTGTGAGCGAGGCTCTTCAAGTGCTCGGAGGTTTGGGATATACTAAGAACTATCCCTTTGAGCGCTACGTCAGGGACTGTCGCATCCTGCCCATCTTTGAGGTACTCAtaaatgagtgtttgtttgagGGCTAGATATACTCTTGGTTTGTGCTAAACCTAGTGCATATGTATTTGTTGAAGTTTTcctctcaaaaaaacaaaacttgtctGCCCTTCATGTTTCTAACCAGCCATAATTAAGATGAATTTCCCCTCCATAACACACCAAGCATATGCCCACTGGTGCATCCAACTGTATACATCAATAAAAACGGTTACTTTAGTGAACCTTATCTTCCAAAATGTAAGCAAATACAAGATAAAATGTTACTCGTGCTGCTGCTACACTGTAACTAAACTGAATGACGGGAAGTTAAAACGTCATGTGGTGGTTGGGCGTTTGAAATCCAGTATTTGTAGGATCTTTGTTTGAAAGATGCTGGGCTGCAGTCGCTCTGTTCAGATGATTCATTCCATCAGCGACCACCAGGTGGAACATTTGACTTTGAAATCAAAGCTGCTCGTCCATGAAGTTGGGAGTTAACAGTTGAGTTTTgtttatagcaccaaatcataacacGTCTTCTTCAGGCACTTAGAAAGCTCCAGATCCTTAATGAGCAAAACCCTTTCCTGTGTGAATCAGTCAGAATCAGTGTTAGTCATGTTTTCCTCTTTACTCATCATGTTACTGATAGAAAttttcaaatataaaaatattatgtagCATGGCTCCCTACTTTCTTTCCCACAGTGCACAGCCTCAGCCACACACACCTGAGGGGTGTACTACGAAGGAAGTTGAAGGCAGCCAGGCGTTCAGCTAGctcaacaaaacctaaaaccccagtcAGAGATGACGGGTATCACGATGGTGGTTATCAAAGCCTGGCTTTGGTATTTTTAGTGTGTTTTCTGTATTCTAGTAGTTTCAGTTACAGCAACGTAAAAGAGActtagcagcagattagaatcaatcaatatataaacattttatacagtttctgcatcaccaaatgAATGCATTCATATTCCAGTGACAATATGATGCAGAGCTTGGACTGCTGTAACTTTACAGTTGGGCTTCATTTCTGATGCTAGTAAAGTGCATAgccttctgctctttttccttatTGGGCTGCAGTGCCACAACATTTTGTCTGTTAAGTGTAAAGCCACTGTTTGTCCACAGGGGACTAATGAAATCCTGAGGATGTACATCGCTCTCACTGGAATGCAGTATGCTGGCAAAATCCTCACGGGGAGAATAAAGTAAGAATCTGAAGAAAAACTCACTTCCATCTTCATGTAACAATAACACTGACAGATCCATATTAAACGtgctttcagcagtttttcttcttttgttaaGTTGTACATTCACCTtccttttagctctgttttgtttacaCTTCCAAGGAGAAATATTGAGTTTTTTTGCCTATGCTTAGAGCCACATGGTTATTTCTGCCTccagggagatgaagaaaggaAATATAGGTCTTGCTCTAGGCATGGCCAgcaagaaactgaagacctcGCTTGGAGCTTCAGTAGACCTGGGCCTGACTGGGAAAGATGGAGTGGTGCATCCCAGCTTGGAAGTAAGAAAATTGGCATTAatagtgtgtattttttttctgcaagcaTTAGATGTATAAGCTGTTTTGGCGAGGCTCAGCAGTTTTCGTTTTCTGTTTACAGGAGAGTGCGAAGAAGCTGGAGCAGAACGTCAGCCTCTTTGGGTCGACTGTGGAGAGCCTGCTGTACAGATATGGAAAGGTAGCGTTTGACTGATTCTGGAAAAACAGCTGTGGGATTTTCCTGCTCAAAACATTTCCAATTTGTATGAGCAAATTTCCTGTTCATTATGTGATTACAGAAGTTGTTTCGTAAGGCTTGGTGGTGATTGTCAGACAGACAGCTGCTCCaaattgtgttgttttctttagcGACTGTGCTTTTGTAATCACGGCTTTCCCCAAAGAAGCTGTAAAGCTTTTGGAAGTGGGTTAGTTTTCCAGATTCTCGGTTCCTACATCATTTGTCTAGTTTTGATCCTCCTGAGAGGGTTTAAATATATGTCAAGAGTTTAAATAGTGAAGTTCAGGCTGCttaaatctgaaaaaataaGCAGTGAAAAGTTTGATGATTAACAACACAtgcaaatccttttttttttttttttctttaaagatattttCAGGAAAATAGGAAAAAGCTATTAAGACGGAGGTAGAGTGGAGGAACTGATGCATTTATGTAGAAAATTGCTGCTCTGGACCTGAAGATCAGCTAAATGAAAGCAATGATTGACTGTGTGCCAAcagctcagtgtttgtgtttcagaggaAGAATTGCTGTAATTGTACTGCAGTGCTGAGTCACCATCATTACTGGAATGATAATCTGTAGTGTTAAAATGCAGAATAAGCTCAACAAGTTTGAAATCATTCCTTAGCACTACGTGCTAATGGACCAGACACTCCCAAGCTGCTGCACCGCTGTTGCTAGCTTACTCTGAAATCCAGAGGGAAATGGAAATGATGTAAATTTATTCACTCCATTTATAGTATTCAGatatgtttttatgtattttttcaaGTGTTTTCTCAAAGCTGTGGGACAAGTTCATTGCTGCTGACTTTTTCTCCCCTGATTATGTCAGACCATAGTGGACGAGCAGCTCATCCTGAAGAGAGTAGCAGATGTGCTGATCAACATGTACGCTATGACGGCCGTCCTGTCCAGAGCGAGCCGCTCCATCAGCATCGGTCTCAGGAACCACGACCATGAGGTTTGGACGctacacagactcacacagaagATCAGTTATTGAGTCAGGGCCCCGTAGCACAATGAGAGGAAAAAGCAACCTGCCTGAAATCTTGTATTAATCATTATGGGACAAGCTACATGTACAGTgcacaggaagaggaagtgtGTCCCACTTCATATAGTTTAGAGGCCTAGCATACACCCAGAATAAATATTCATGTTGAACCCGACTGTTTGTCACAGTGGAAGCAGTTTTCCACCAGCCTCACCAGATTACTGTATACATCACTTCCTCCGTGTTTACTCTGTCCTGTAAACAGCTGTCTCACTCATCCCAGACTTTAAGCATCAGGATGAGCCCAGCTCAGACCTACAGCCCCTTTaccacagcagctgtgtcaccTGTGGAGTGGGTAGTGAGAGGGATAAATACAGTGAATTTATGAGTTAATTATTTTACGTATGTCATGAGTTggaaacaaatttaaatttacacAACTGTAGTTAGAGCCTGTGTATGTATTAATGTCATAATGAAATGTAGCCATGTCAACAGCTGTTCTGGACAGCACATTAATTAACATGAATACTTGAGAACTGCTCATCCAAACATGACTGAGTGTTTTAAGTCATTCATTGTAAGAAACTATTACAAAAAATATTGAAATCAAAGAATATTTACTTGTTCAGCTCTCTTTAAAATAGCTGGACAAGTAAACACTTGTCCCTTCGATGAGCTGTTCGAGGGAAAACGCCGCCAAGAGAAACAACTTTTAACCAAAGTATGAGAAATCGCATTCAGCACAGCACTTACTCAGGTCCCCAACAATGCCCACACCAAATCTGAAGTGGGCTGGATGAAATGTTCTCACAAAGACCGAACTCACACATGCAGAGATTCCTGGATTTATTAGTGAATTGCAGTACCTGCCACCAGCAGTCTGAAAATGCACTGCAGTCACAATTTGCTGTTAATGTGGCCAAACACACAAGTCTCTGAATTtaattacagtataaagcagtCTATGTATCTCTGGTTTGGGAAATGAATCTCCCATTAATTTTCTCCACTGTTGTTTCAGAAAATCTTATATAAAGAGTTTTAAGCCTTGAACCGAGACAAAAAAGCTTTCAAGGTGAATCGTGACCATAAAAAAATTTGatctgcataaaaaaaaaaaaaaaagaaaaaggaaagctaCCAGATTTTGTACATAATTACTTTTTACAGTGAAGGAAGTACTCATCCCATACTGCACTGCAAAGCCCAGATTACACAGTGAATGACATTAGACCTTCTCAAATTGAATCATTTTCATTATTGTACTGTTATATAATAgttttgaatatattttgtaGTTTGTTTGGGGAGGGGGTGCACGCTAAAGTATAGCCTAGTTATGGATATGGTAAAGTGCTTATTTGTGACTGCAGTCAATGCTCTCACAGTTTATGAAGTTTCATGGTTCCTAGGCAACCTGATGTTCATGGGTTTAAATATCTCCATAGTAACAGTGACCTCCACCAATTGGAGAAGTTTCAGTTTAGGATTGTGGGTAGAGTAGTTCATCCCCAATAATAtacctttttattaaaacaagGTTGAACTCATACAGATGCCTGCTTTCTGCAGGAGCACATCCCATCATTTCACAGTGTAGTAGCTCATAGTAAGTTTACTTTGGATGTTTACAACATATGGCTCATAATCAAAGTCTCTATGGAGAGAGTACGAATGGATTTTTACTTCTCACTGTTGAGCTCTATTAAATCGTTCAATCTTATCTGGTGTGATTTGTTTTGGCTGTTTTCACTTACTGCAGCAAGTCGGTTTCTTCTGAACACAATTAAAACAGCTACATGTCTCCACAttattttgtattcattttttttttcttgaagttgCAGATGTGTTTAATTAGGCCTTTGATCAGCATGTGCTTAGACTTGTTAAATGAAACGCGGCGTCTATTTTATTACTTTCACTTTACTATTTTATAGCGGTAAAAGCTGTACTGCTCGGGCTTCATTTGAAAAACAGTTGTTCTCGGGGCGGATTTAGGTGCAGGACAGGATGGCAGCGTGTAAACATAACTGTAGGAGAGTCCTGTCTGTAATAAGAAACAGCAATGCTGAGCAAAACAAAAGCCCAACAGAAagactttaagaaaaaaaaagactttaaagaGGTAGCGAATGCTTCATATTATCCTCTGTTTCAGATGGGCAGTGCTCTGTCTGCACTGTAGTTAAAAGGCATAAATGTGAGGGTGCATGCAATGATCCATCTTTGGTTTTTCACCTTTCAGCTCATTTGCTACCTGTCTGTGTCGGTAGCCTTTTAAACGTGACTTATTTCAGTGGGGAACAGGAAAGTGTTTATCTCATAAAACACATACTTGACTGAGCATGTGGACAAGGTTTGCAGATAGAACTCACACACGTTTGCATTTGTCTCTCACATTTAGTTTTCCCTCCTGTCAAGTTGGATtctttgtttccagtttttgtGATGACCCCTCACTCACTGTGGTTCCTTTTTTAGGTGCTGCTTGCAAACACATTCTGCAACGATGCTTTCTTCAAGAACAATTACTGGATGGTTCAGCTGCAAAAACGTAAGTACTACACAAAATGGTAATTGAGAACAGCACTGTGATCTGCGCTTACAAAACACTTGCATGTGTTGTGGAATTTCCCCACCAAACACCACATACCAACACTGGAACCACCCgctgcttttcattttcacactcggcatttttttaatgactcaTAAGTTATCCAGAGGTAACCAGTGGCATAATCCACACTGATCAAAATGCTGGGTTTTATGTCTGACCAGATAAAGTGGCTCGTTTTCTGATTCCCACCTCAATTCCTTTCAGACTCTCCTGAGAACGATGATGCCAACATCAAGAAGATTGCCAAACAGGTCCTGGAGAACAGAGCCTACATCTGTTCTCACCCTCTTGAAAGAACTTACTGAGCTCTCCACTGTGACCATAAGACTGTTCCCAGCACTCTGATTGGACTGTTTGGATCAGTTAACTGACATTTCCACTCTTGTATTAGTGCTTGAGCCTACATTAAATTAACACATAAAAATACTGATATTAACCATTTTGGATTAATAGTGACTTCAGTGGTAGCACCTGAGATCAGACTTCTGCTGTGATGGCATTACATGAAGCTCAGTCTGAAGTGCTCTTGCAAGATGCTAGTTTTAATGAACTGTTCGGTACAGAGGGTacagttttcatgtttttttttcctgaacagCTGATCCATGTTTCCTCATGTTTGATGCCTACTTTTGAAATCTGAAGACGTTCCTCTCCTTGTCTGTTAGAGGCAGGGCAATCCGCTTGTATAGGAATGAATGCTGCTCACAGAATCCACTGTAAGAGGCAACAGAACAGAGCATATTACTTCGAAatccttttctcattttctccagTATCTGCCTTTTTAAACTGCTCTTGAACTCACTTGTAGTGGTACTCGCTGTACTGAGAGCTGTGTCTGGGAAAGGCGTTCCTTCCGAGGCTGCAGGCCATGCACGGGCCCGGAGCCAGAGGTGCTCTCTCCATTTCTTCTGCTTTGTCATCAGCAACGTTTATCacagacagctgaggtaaaggctgtgacacaaaacacagctgTCGGCTCAAAGGTTATCACAGTTTACTGCAAGCAAAGCCGTGACAATAAGCAAGGTGTAAACGAAAGCATGTGTAGGGTAAATGGCCTTTAAAGCTGTATCTACCTTTTGTTAACACTGACACATTTTACCTTAATAAAGCTGTGGCTGGCAAAATGGATGAGAAACTGTTACTTGACACGGTTAGTCGACATGAAGCAACATTAGTATGTGTTTGAGTCCAGTTTCTGTTAACCTTGAATTATGCAGATATTTAATATTTGTGTGGCTCTCTTTCAGTATTCACCAACTCAAGCTAGTCATTTGAAACTGTTATTTGTTTTGACTACTCCTTCCAGGCCACAGCTCTTTTTGGTGTAATTAAGAAAAAAGCAAATTCCTGTGGGGCTGAAAACCTAAACATAAATGCCAAAACTGTAGTTCCTCCAACGGCCATCTGAGCCTGGTTCCAACAGTGGATTAAAATGCCCAACTGCACCATTTAGATTAACATGTTTTGGTCTCTGTGGCTAATTTCTCCTTTCACAACAAGAAGCTCGAGCCTCCTTATTTTATGCTAGGCATCATCTCTGCTCATTTAAGCCACTGAACCAGACCTTTAGTTCATACTTGTGCCCTTGgtgcttttttcattttgtcatttttaatgcaattatctaaCAAGTTTGTGCTCTgatttggtgagtgaaattataGTGTCTTTTTAAATTAGGATTTATTGTTTGCATGTCCATGTTATTGCACCTGCAGAGTTTATGGATGCAGGTTGCTGAAGAAGCTTGCCAGTGTTATTAGCTGATAATATCACCCTCTTTAAAAATTCTTTAGGGTTTGACAGGTCTGAGATCACAGTAgccatcttttgtatacagtctatgcttTTTAAAGTATAaccatttaaaatttaaaagatttatccaatattaatataaaaatttgtGATTATCACCACTTTAAGACAGATATTTCAGTAAATAATGTTCACTCATCACTTTAAGGGGCATCCCCAACCCTCGAATAAACACATTCAAATGCAGGTCAATGAAATAGATAGAGATTTTAAAGTCATGAACACCCAGCTGCTATTTTATTAAGCACATCTAGCTTAAGCTAATGCAGTCTAATACAAGAGTTCTGCTTAAATTTTCCCTTCATGAAAGTTATGTTCAGTTTCAGTTGATGTGTCTGCATAGTAACTATGAAGGCTGTATTTTTTGGTGTTGTGGAACTGTGGTGTTTTGTTCAGGATTGTTTGTGTCATTTAGATTGACTGAAAATGCTGTACCTTAAGCCTCATGCCTGGTTTCCTCAGTGAATATTTCTTTGGCAGATCTTTCAGTATATCCTGAGTTCTCTCCAGGTTTCCTTTCATGTGACACTTGAATTGTTGGACGGGGCTGTTGTCTGCTGGCTTGATGTTGCTGCCGTCAGGAAGCAGCTTCTCCATCCAGCGGCTGTACTGAGCTCTGGCTGCTTGgagctgctcctgctgcagaCGGTCTCCTGAGGATCAACAGCACATCCGCTTAACTCTTCGGATCAAGAACTCCAAAGAGTTCATCCTGTAAAGTTCATACAACTGAAAAACTTAACAGGCGTGGTGTGGTTTTACCTTACAGCAGGGTTGGAAAAATAGAACATGGCACACATTAACAGGTAACTCTGTACACTGCTGAGATCAATTAAGTTTCTCCCTGACCAAATTTATTCTCCAGCTCAGTGTGGGAGTGTGTTACTCAGCAGCAAGACATCTATTGGCTTACATATCTGCCATCTGGAGCTTCAATCTAAATGGATCAATACTGGCCtgtagtgctgtgaaaaagcttGCAGCCTAGACAGTCATAGGAAAAAATCCACTCTTGGATATTCTGTGCTTTGTTAGATGTTGGCTTTGAGGCTGTAGGCTGTAACTACCACATGCTGTATGCTACCATGTTTTCATCCAATTTTACTATTAAAAAGGCAGCTGAGCCTGGTTCTCTGATCAGAATGAAGCTGTACACAGTTCGTGGGTCAAGAAAAATGAACGTGGATCACAGCTCCACCAAAAACTCCTGCATAGAGTGAAAAAAGGCAAACATTTCAACCCTGTCAGAATTACAGACATCCAGCCTGTGGCCCAACCTCTGATGTTATCACATGCACTAACTGTGAATTCAACTGAACTTCAGTTTGTTTGGCTTGT
Protein-coding sequences here:
- the acad9 gene encoding complex I assembly factor ACAD9, mitochondrial isoform X1; the encoded protein is MMNVNRLIVFNRTFRIGERLLGCHIRHAGKEELRLQQRRTIKTHSRHLAYAKDLFLGQVNKTEVFPYPEIGNEELEEMKQLVAPVEKFFSEEVDSAKIDQEAKIPPETLNGLKDLGLFGIMIPEEYGGLGLSNTIYARLNEIIALDGSIAVTLAAHQAIGLKGILIAGSEAQKQKYLPKLASGEHIAAFCLTEPGSGSDAASIQTRATLSEDGKHYLITGSKFWISNGGMADIMTVFARTEVEVDGVKKDKISAFIVERAFGGITSGKPEDKLGIRGSNTCELSFDNVPVPVENVIGEVGGGFKIAMNILNSGRFSMGSSCAGMIKKLIELTSEYAVTRKQFNKSLSEFGMIQDKFATMALNAFVMESMAYLTAGMMDRPGLPDCSVEAAMVKVFSSEGGWICVSEALQVLGGLGYTKNYPFERYVRDCRILPIFEGTNEILRMYIALTGMQYAGKILTGRIKEMKKGNIGLALGMASKKLKTSLGASVDLGLTGKDGVVHPSLEESAKKLEQNVSLFGSTVESLLYRYGKTIVDEQLILKRVADVLINMYAMTAVLSRASRSISIGLRNHDHEVLLANTFCNDAFFKNNYWMVQLQKHSPENDDANIKKIAKQVLENRAYICSHPLERTY
- the acad9 gene encoding complex I assembly factor ACAD9, mitochondrial isoform X2, with product MMNVNRLIVFNRTFRIGERLLGCHIRHAGKEELRLQQRRTIKTHSRHLAYAKDLFLGQVNKTEVFPYPEIGNEELEEMKQLVAPVEKFFSEEVDSAKIDQEAKIPPETLNGLKDLGLFGIMIPEEYGGLGLSNTIYARLNEIIALDGSIAVTLAAHQAIGLKGILIAGSEAQKQKYLPKLASGEHIAAFCLTEPGSGSDAASIQTRATLSEDGKHYLITGSKFWISNGGMADIMTVFARTEVEVDGVKKDKISAFIVERAFGGITSGKPEDKLGIRGSNTCELSFDNVPVPVENVIGEVGGGFKIAMNILNSGRFSMGSSCAGMIKKLIELTSEYAVTRKQFNKSLSEFGMIQDKFATMALNAFVMESMAYLTAGMMDRPGLPDCSVEAAMVKVFSSEGGWICVSEALQVLGGLGYTKNYPFERYVRDCRILPIFEGTNEILRMYIALTGMQYAGKILTGRIKEMKKGNIGLALGMASKKLKTSLGASVDLGLTGKDGVVHPSLEESAKKLEQNVSLFGSTVESLLYRYGKYVRP